One window of the Nocardia huaxiensis genome contains the following:
- a CDS encoding LuxR C-terminal-related transcriptional regulator: MPTPTANRPLLLRLVSTLVLALSATVLSAGTAHATPPSSGRTATLGPAPTAKSEIAPANSTISVLIANAHTVFRAGLRSVIDTQPDLSCLAEVGDGPAAIQELRRLRPHIAILDLDMPGLADPAVIDTVADLAPTTRILTLATERSDENLYRALTLGATAFLPKTLPAHDFLAAIRTAAHREALIDPHHTRRLITRLSHGTNPFPAAPELSTLTPREHEVLLLVANAHTNPEIAEILGVGEQTIKTHVSHILAKLGVRDRVQAVVYAHTHRIVPTG; the protein is encoded by the coding sequence ATGCCCACGCCTACCGCGAACCGCCCGCTCCTGCTGCGGCTGGTGTCCACGCTCGTGCTCGCCCTCAGCGCCACCGTGCTGTCGGCGGGCACCGCCCACGCCACCCCGCCCTCCAGCGGGCGCACCGCCACCCTGGGCCCGGCCCCCACTGCCAAATCCGAAATCGCCCCCGCGAATTCGACGATCTCCGTGCTGATCGCCAACGCCCACACCGTCTTTCGCGCCGGGTTGAGATCGGTCATCGACACCCAACCGGATCTGAGCTGCCTTGCCGAGGTAGGCGACGGCCCTGCCGCCATCCAGGAATTGCGCCGCCTGCGCCCGCACATCGCCATCCTCGACCTCGACATGCCCGGTCTCGCCGACCCCGCCGTCATCGACACGGTCGCCGATCTCGCCCCCACCACCCGCATCCTCACCCTGGCCACCGAGCGCTCCGACGAGAACCTCTACCGCGCCCTCACCCTCGGCGCCACCGCCTTCCTCCCCAAAACCCTTCCCGCCCATGACTTCCTGGCCGCAATCCGCACTGCGGCCCACCGCGAAGCCCTCATCGACCCGCACCACACCCGTCGCCTCATCACCCGCCTCTCACACGGCACCAACCCCTTCCCCGCCGCCCCCGAACTATCCACCCTCACCCCGCGCGAACACGAGGTCCTCCTCCTCGTAGCCAACGCCCACACCAACCCCGAAATCGCCGAAATCCTCGGAGTGGGCGAACAAACCATCAAAACCCACGTCTCCCACATCCTCGCCAAACTCGGCGTCCGCGACCGCGTCCAAGCCGTCGTCTACGCCCACACCCACCGCATAGTCCCCACCGGTTAG